In Luteitalea sp. TBR-22, one genomic interval encodes:
- a CDS encoding DUF2959 family protein, producing MAVWEAKRMGGPVLLAAALCLAVLPLAGCDRLYYKAMKKVGFEKRDILVKRVKEARESQARAQQDFKTAMERLKEIVDVEGGDLEATYDRLNKELERSEGRARDVRDRIEGVRGVSKDLFKEWQDELGKYSDRALRAESERELRETRRRTEALIASLERVEKKIDPVLKPLRDRVLFLKHNLNARALGALSKELVAVSRDVDALVADMAKAIGEADAYLATMEQAQRAS from the coding sequence ATGGCCGTGTGGGAAGCGAAGCGAATGGGCGGGCCCGTGCTGCTGGCCGCCGCGCTCTGCCTGGCAGTGCTGCCACTGGCGGGATGCGATCGCCTGTATTACAAGGCGATGAAGAAGGTCGGCTTCGAGAAGCGCGACATCCTGGTCAAACGCGTCAAGGAAGCGCGCGAGTCGCAGGCCCGGGCCCAGCAGGACTTCAAGACGGCCATGGAGCGGCTCAAGGAGATCGTCGACGTCGAGGGCGGCGATCTCGAAGCGACCTACGATCGCCTGAACAAGGAACTCGAACGCAGCGAGGGGCGGGCCAGAGACGTGCGCGACCGCATCGAAGGCGTGCGCGGCGTGTCGAAGGACCTGTTCAAGGAGTGGCAGGACGAATTGGGGAAGTACTCGGACCGTGCCCTGCGCGCCGAGAGCGAGCGCGAGCTCCGCGAGACCCGCCGACGCACCGAGGCCCTGATCGCCTCGCTCGAGCGCGTCGAGAAGAAGATCGACCCGGTACTCAAGCCGCTGCGCGATCGCGTCCTGTTCCTCAAGCACAACCTCAATGCGCGTGCGCTCGGCGCGCTCTCGAAGGAACTGGTCGCGGTGTCCAGGGACGTCGATGCGCTGGTGGCCGACATGGCCAAGGCGATCGGCGAGGCCGACGCGTACCTGGCGACGATGGAGCAGGCGCAGCGGGCGAGTTGA
- a CDS encoding DedA family protein, with protein MGGSWILDLINSLGYPGIALLMCLENLFPPIPSELIMPLAGALATRGNLSLPGVVVAGTAGSLVGQAAWYWLGWHVGERRLRQLVERHGRWLTLAPGDIDRARDWLVRHGVIALMIGRLVPTVRTLISLPAGLARVPPWRFFLYSAVGTSAWTGALALAGYGLQARFTRVNDVLGPASTAIVASMVGWYLWRVATHRQGRAATPASHDATTP; from the coding sequence ATGGGCGGTTCCTGGATTCTGGACCTCATCAACTCGCTCGGCTATCCGGGCATCGCGCTCCTCATGTGCCTGGAGAATCTCTTTCCGCCGATCCCGTCGGAGCTGATCATGCCGCTGGCCGGCGCGCTGGCGACTCGAGGGAACCTGTCGCTGCCTGGCGTGGTCGTGGCGGGCACCGCGGGCTCGCTCGTCGGGCAAGCCGCCTGGTACTGGCTCGGGTGGCATGTGGGCGAGCGTCGGCTCCGGCAGCTCGTCGAGCGGCACGGCCGCTGGTTGACCCTGGCGCCCGGGGACATCGATCGCGCCAGAGACTGGCTGGTGCGCCACGGGGTGATCGCGCTCATGATCGGGCGGCTGGTCCCCACGGTCCGCACGTTGATCTCGTTGCCCGCCGGCCTGGCGCGCGTGCCGCCCTGGCGCTTCTTCCTCTACTCGGCCGTGGGAACCTCCGCATGGACCGGCGCGCTGGCGCTCGCCGGGTACGGCCTGCAAGCACGGTTCACGCGCGTCAACGACGTGCTCGGGCCCGCCTCCACGGCCATCGTCGCCTCGATGGTCGGCTGGTACCTCTGGCGCGTGGCGACGCATCGACAGGGCCGGGCCGCGACTCCAGCCAGCCATGACGCGACGACCCCCTGA
- a CDS encoding Gfo/Idh/MocA family protein, translating to MPRPVHIAFLGCGFITRVHCGHLRRLGPEVAVGFASRDLAKADAYRRDFGGFAAWDGYEAAIDDPRVDAVVIAVPPRYHLELTLRALAAGRHVLVEKPAFPAMADYLTVLEARDRAGRVVIVGENDHYKPLAVTLRRLLAEGLVGDLVFAHFTTIAHRLKAADDWRNDESMAGGDAFFEEGIHWLHVAGSLGPTIVRAHGYRPAVSPEGPDRRAKSLLVSFTYDSGAVGSLYYSREVPSLLRGLRLSKLFGREGVITFESNGGFVVARRRGQLPRLILPGFRDIRGYQAMYRDFVNGIRTGQPPEMRLERAIEDQQLMDQIMATAAEVA from the coding sequence ATGCCTCGTCCCGTCCACATCGCCTTCCTCGGGTGCGGATTCATCACCCGGGTCCACTGCGGGCACCTGCGCCGCCTCGGTCCAGAGGTGGCGGTGGGGTTCGCCAGTCGCGACCTGGCCAAGGCCGACGCGTACCGGCGGGATTTCGGCGGGTTCGCCGCCTGGGACGGGTACGAGGCAGCCATCGACGACCCGCGGGTCGACGCGGTGGTGATCGCCGTGCCGCCGCGCTACCACCTCGAGCTGACGCTCCGGGCGCTCGCCGCCGGGCGCCACGTGCTCGTGGAGAAGCCGGCGTTCCCCGCCATGGCCGACTACCTCACCGTGCTGGAGGCGCGCGATCGCGCCGGACGTGTGGTCATCGTCGGCGAGAACGATCACTACAAGCCGCTGGCCGTGACCCTCCGCCGCCTCCTCGCCGAGGGCCTGGTGGGGGACCTGGTGTTCGCGCACTTCACGACCATCGCGCACCGCCTCAAGGCGGCCGACGACTGGCGCAACGACGAGTCGATGGCCGGCGGCGACGCCTTCTTCGAGGAAGGCATCCACTGGCTGCACGTGGCGGGCAGCCTCGGCCCCACCATCGTCAGGGCGCACGGGTACCGGCCCGCGGTATCGCCAGAGGGGCCCGATCGTCGAGCCAAGAGCCTGCTCGTCTCGTTCACCTACGACTCCGGGGCCGTCGGTTCGCTGTACTACTCGCGGGAGGTGCCCTCGCTGTTGCGCGGCCTGCGGCTGTCGAAGCTGTTCGGCCGCGAGGGCGTGATCACGTTCGAGAGCAATGGCGGCTTCGTCGTGGCGCGTCGGCGCGGGCAGTTGCCGCGGCTCATCCTGCCAGGGTTCCGTGACATCCGCGGCTATCAGGCGATGTATCGCGACTTCGTCAACGGCATCCGTACCGGACAGCCGCCGGAGATGCGTCTCGAGCGGGCAATCGAGGATCAACAGCTGATGGACCAGATCATGGCGACCGCCGCGGAGGTCGCGTGA
- a CDS encoding DUF1569 domain-containing protein produces the protein MSSDMLTDPHLQRALDLIDSATRDFTSSDWETGAPGRWSRAAILEHLGKAYAATAYILDKCVHDGAPKGTAPAWRQRLFTWLIVDVGWFPTGARAPAMTLPEGMAGAEALAYARRSLQALDEAAVRCAAAFAPAARVATHPILGGFTVDQWRRFHWSHTRHHVRQIARRR, from the coding sequence GTGAGCAGCGACATGCTCACCGATCCCCATCTGCAACGCGCGCTTGACCTGATCGACTCGGCCACCCGCGACTTCACGTCGTCGGACTGGGAAACCGGCGCCCCTGGACGATGGTCACGCGCCGCGATCCTGGAGCACCTGGGCAAGGCCTACGCGGCCACGGCGTACATCCTTGACAAGTGCGTGCACGACGGCGCGCCGAAGGGCACGGCGCCGGCATGGCGGCAGCGTCTCTTCACGTGGCTGATCGTCGACGTGGGCTGGTTCCCCACCGGGGCCAGGGCGCCGGCCATGACGTTGCCAGAGGGGATGGCGGGCGCCGAGGCCCTCGCGTATGCGCGCCGCAGCCTGCAGGCCCTCGACGAGGCAGCGGTGCGCTGCGCGGCGGCGTTCGCCCCTGCCGCACGCGTCGCCACTCACCCCATCCTCGGCGGCTTCACCGTCGACCAGTGGCGTCGGTTCCACTGGAGCCACACGCGTCACCACGTGCGCCAGATCGCGCGCCGGCGCTGA
- a CDS encoding cystathionine beta-synthase has product MLLNSILDAIGRTPLIKLNRLGAHLECNLYAKCEFLNPGGSVKDRIGLAMVDAAEKAGRIKPGDTLIEPTSGNTGIGIALAGAVRGYRVIITMPEKMSREKQVVLEALGAEIIRTPTEAAFDSPESHISVARRLQSQLPNAHILDQYGNPSNPQVHYETTGQEILDDLDGAVDMVVIAAGTGGTITGVARKVKEVRPSCRIIGVDPVGSILGGGSDVSTYKVEGIGYDFIPDVLDRSLVDEWVKTTDQPSFLLARRLIREEGLLVGGSSGSAMYAALQKAGSLGRGQNCVVLLADGVRNYMTKFVDDKWMRDNGFFQTRTVDARVGDICAGEAGARPPLVLAEDTQTLAQVVQVMRDRGISQLPVTSGGVLVGIVSEADVMAFLGSGEGTAHALVSKVMNRYVPVVGAQTPISTLEESLRKSAAVVVVDEARRPISILTRIDLLHFLLEREQTPA; this is encoded by the coding sequence ATGCTGCTCAACTCCATCCTCGACGCCATCGGTCGCACGCCGCTCATCAAGCTCAACCGCCTCGGGGCGCACCTCGAGTGCAACCTGTACGCGAAGTGCGAGTTCCTCAATCCGGGTGGCTCGGTCAAGGATCGGATCGGGCTGGCGATGGTCGACGCGGCAGAGAAGGCGGGCCGCATCAAGCCGGGCGACACGCTCATCGAGCCGACGAGCGGCAACACCGGCATCGGGATCGCCCTGGCCGGCGCGGTGCGCGGCTATCGGGTCATCATCACGATGCCCGAGAAGATGAGCCGCGAGAAGCAGGTCGTGCTCGAGGCGCTCGGCGCCGAGATCATCCGCACGCCCACCGAGGCGGCCTTCGACTCGCCCGAGAGCCACATCAGCGTCGCCCGGCGCCTGCAGTCGCAGTTGCCCAACGCGCACATCCTCGATCAGTACGGCAACCCCTCCAACCCGCAGGTGCACTACGAGACGACCGGGCAGGAGATTCTCGACGACCTCGACGGCGCGGTCGACATGGTCGTCATCGCGGCTGGCACCGGCGGAACCATCACCGGCGTGGCGCGCAAGGTGAAGGAAGTGCGGCCCTCGTGCCGGATCATCGGCGTCGACCCGGTCGGCTCCATCCTCGGCGGCGGCAGCGACGTGTCGACGTACAAGGTCGAGGGCATCGGCTACGACTTCATCCCCGACGTGCTCGACCGCTCCCTCGTCGACGAGTGGGTCAAGACGACCGACCAGCCGTCCTTCCTGCTCGCGCGTCGCCTCATCCGGGAGGAGGGCCTCCTGGTCGGCGGCTCGTCCGGTTCGGCGATGTACGCCGCGCTGCAGAAGGCCGGGAGCCTCGGCCGCGGCCAGAACTGCGTCGTGCTGCTGGCCGACGGCGTGCGCAACTACATGACCAAGTTCGTCGACGACAAGTGGATGCGCGACAACGGGTTCTTCCAGACGCGCACGGTCGACGCGCGGGTCGGCGACATCTGCGCCGGCGAGGCGGGGGCGCGGCCGCCCCTCGTCCTGGCCGAGGACACGCAGACGCTCGCCCAGGTCGTGCAGGTCATGCGGGATCGTGGCATCTCGCAGCTGCCGGTCACCTCCGGGGGCGTGCTCGTCGGCATCGTCTCGGAGGCCGATGTGATGGCGTTCCTCGGGTCGGGCGAGGGCACCGCGCACGCGCTGGTCTCGAAGGTCATGAACCGGTACGTCCCGGTGGTCGGCGCACAGACGCCGATTTCGACGCTGGAGGAATCCCTGCGCAAGAGCGCGGCGGTGGTCGTGGTGGACGAGGCGCGGCGGCCGATTTCCATCCTGACCCGCATCGACTTGCTGCACTTCCTGCTCGAGCGCGAACAGACGCCCGCCTGA
- a CDS encoding SDR family NAD(P)-dependent oxidoreductase: protein MRAVTTLDLFRLDGRRALVSGASRGLGREMALALADAGADVVITGRTQETLDRTAADIRARGRQAWTHLVDMADPAACEAACLVIRDTLGPIDILINNVGNRVTAGAIQDEPLSTWRTSIDLNLHSVVVPTRIFGGAMIADGRPGRIINIGSISGLIANRGIGGRDYETLKAAVVHFTRCAAVDWAPHGITVNAICPGLFMTDVNREWNEKRPDVIEAFVKHIPMGRPGNPPEIGPLAVFLASPASSYVTGAAIVMDGGYTAW from the coding sequence ATGCGCGCCGTGACTACCCTCGACCTGTTCCGCCTCGACGGCCGTCGTGCGTTGGTGTCGGGCGCCAGTCGCGGCCTGGGCCGCGAGATGGCGCTCGCGCTCGCCGATGCCGGCGCCGACGTCGTCATCACCGGCCGCACGCAGGAGACCCTCGATCGCACCGCTGCCGACATCCGGGCGCGCGGCAGGCAGGCCTGGACACACCTGGTGGACATGGCCGACCCGGCGGCGTGCGAGGCGGCCTGCCTCGTCATCCGCGACACGCTGGGGCCGATCGACATCCTCATCAACAACGTCGGCAACCGGGTGACGGCGGGCGCCATCCAGGACGAGCCGCTGTCGACGTGGCGCACCTCGATCGACCTCAACCTGCACAGCGTGGTCGTGCCGACCCGAATCTTCGGCGGGGCGATGATCGCCGACGGGCGACCGGGGCGCATCATCAACATCGGGTCGATCAGTGGCCTCATCGCCAACCGCGGCATCGGCGGCCGTGACTACGAGACGTTGAAGGCGGCGGTGGTGCACTTCACCCGCTGCGCGGCCGTCGACTGGGCGCCGCACGGCATCACCGTGAACGCGATCTGCCCGGGGCTGTTCATGACCGACGTCAATCGCGAGTGGAACGAGAAGCGCCCCGACGTCATCGAGGCCTTCGTCAAGCACATCCCGATGGGACGCCCCGGCAATCCGCCCGAGATCGGTCCGCTCGCCGTCTTCCTCGCCAGCCCCGCCTCGTCGTACGTCACCGGCGCCGCCATCGTGATGGACGGCGGCTACACGGCGTGGTGA
- a CDS encoding FAD-dependent oxidoreductase yields the protein MSTTEVAGYDLVVVGSGAGGGTLAHALAGRGLRILVLERGHEVPSEAENWDPAAVWQALRYRATERWVDGAGEEFQPYTHYNVGGNTKYWGSVLYRLRREDFGEIVHRDGVSPAWPITYEELAPWYERAERLYHVHGDATADPTEPPRGPFPHAPVPHAPAMVRVIEGLRAQGLHPSPLPLALVDPGLPGGCRLCNTCNSFPCRIHRKGDADVCCVRPAVQAGVTLWTGARVTRVLTTADGSRVTGVEVERDGRTLRVEAPLLVLACGAVNSAALLLRSATARHPRGLANSSGLVGRRYMAHLATMMQGFHPFRPNDTVFQKTVAINDFYLRGPGVSYPLGQIQSQGRTHGIMAKVVGDTWFRGTVTWIPVWAYDAWVARGVDWLAMSEDLPSEDNRVTLTEDGRIRLTYAPNNVGAHEQLVREATRMLKRLGFWKVMTASHRAKNTTHQCGTLVFGRDPARSVLDTWCRAHDLPNLYVVDGSFFPSSAAVNPGLTIIAQALRVADHLRRTVLRLPEDAATGTAAAHSA from the coding sequence GTGAGCACCACGGAGGTGGCGGGCTACGACCTGGTGGTCGTCGGGTCGGGGGCCGGCGGCGGCACCCTCGCCCACGCGCTGGCCGGCCGCGGGCTGCGCATTCTCGTCCTGGAGCGCGGTCACGAGGTTCCGTCCGAGGCGGAGAACTGGGACCCGGCCGCGGTGTGGCAGGCGCTCCGTTACCGCGCGACGGAACGGTGGGTGGACGGCGCCGGTGAGGAGTTCCAGCCCTACACGCACTACAACGTCGGCGGCAACACGAAGTACTGGGGCAGCGTGCTGTATCGGCTGCGCCGCGAGGACTTCGGCGAGATCGTGCACCGCGACGGCGTGTCGCCGGCCTGGCCCATCACCTACGAGGAGCTGGCGCCGTGGTACGAGCGCGCCGAGCGCCTGTACCACGTGCACGGCGACGCCACGGCCGATCCCACCGAGCCACCCCGCGGCCCGTTCCCGCACGCGCCCGTGCCACATGCGCCGGCGATGGTGCGCGTGATCGAGGGCTTGCGTGCGCAGGGCCTGCACCCGTCGCCACTGCCGCTGGCGCTGGTCGATCCTGGCCTGCCGGGCGGCTGCCGCCTCTGCAACACGTGCAACTCGTTCCCGTGCCGGATCCACCGCAAGGGCGACGCGGATGTCTGCTGCGTCCGACCGGCGGTGCAGGCGGGCGTGACGTTGTGGACCGGGGCGCGGGTGACGCGGGTGCTGACCACCGCCGACGGCTCGCGGGTCACGGGCGTCGAGGTCGAACGCGACGGCCGGACACTGCGCGTCGAGGCGCCGCTGCTGGTGCTGGCCTGTGGCGCGGTCAACTCCGCGGCGTTGCTCCTGCGCTCGGCGACTGCCCGGCATCCGCGCGGACTCGCCAATTCGTCGGGCCTGGTCGGCCGCCGCTACATGGCGCACCTGGCGACGATGATGCAGGGGTTCCACCCGTTCCGGCCGAACGACACGGTGTTCCAGAAGACGGTGGCGATCAACGACTTCTACCTGCGCGGGCCCGGCGTGTCCTATCCACTCGGGCAGATCCAGTCGCAGGGCCGCACGCACGGCATCATGGCCAAGGTCGTCGGCGACACCTGGTTCCGTGGCACGGTCACCTGGATTCCGGTGTGGGCCTACGACGCATGGGTGGCCCGCGGCGTCGACTGGCTGGCGATGTCGGAGGACCTGCCGAGCGAGGACAATCGCGTCACGCTCACCGAGGACGGCCGGATCCGGCTCACGTACGCGCCCAACAACGTCGGCGCGCACGAGCAACTGGTCCGGGAGGCGACGCGCATGCTCAAGCGCCTCGGCTTCTGGAAGGTGATGACCGCATCGCACCGGGCCAAGAACACGACGCACCAGTGCGGGACGCTCGTCTTCGGCCGCGACCCGGCCCGCTCGGTGCTCGACACCTGGTGCCGCGCCCACGACCTGCCGAACCTCTACGTCGTCGACGGGTCGTTCTTTCCCTCGTCGGCGGCCGTCAATCCCGGCCTCACGATCATCGCGCAGGCCCTGCGCGTGGCCGATCACCTGCGGCGCACGGTGCTGCGCCTTCCGGAGGACGCCGCCACCGGCACGGCCGCGGCGCACAGCGCATGA